In the genome of Doryrhamphus excisus isolate RoL2022-K1 chromosome 11, RoL_Dexc_1.0, whole genome shotgun sequence, one region contains:
- the LOC131138509 gene encoding pyruvate dehydrogenase E1 component subunit alpha, mitochondrial-like, which yields MLSVLSNALRTCAQKNGAAVVVSARTYADFTTQATFEIKKCDTFKLDEAPATQVVMTRDEGLQYYRTMQTMRRMELKADQLYKQKIIRGFCHLYDGQEACAVGIEAAINLSDHLITAYRAHGYTYTRGGTVKEIMAELTGRRSGIAKGKGGSMHMYCKHFYGGNGIVGAQVPLGAGVALACNYMGNNELCVCLYGDGAANQGQIFETYNMAALWKLPVIFVCENNRYGMGTSVERAAASTDYFKRGEFIPGLRVDGMDVLCVREATRFAADMCRSGKGPVLMELQTYRYHGHSMSDPGVSYRTREEIQEVRSKSDPISLLKDRMLSNNMASVEELKEIDVEVRKEIEDAAQFATTDPEPPLEELCDHIFHNDPPLEVRGTNPWTKLKSHS from the exons ATGCTGTCAGTTTTATCTAATGCGCTGAGGACGTGTGCTCAGAAGAAT GGTGCTGCTGTGGTCGTGTCAGCAAGGACGTATGCTGACTTCACGACCCAGGCTACCTTTGAGATAAAG AAATGTGATACGTTCAAGTTGGATGAGGCCCCAGCCACTCAGGTGGTGATGACTCGCGATGAGGGTCTCCAGTACTATCGGACGATGCAGACGATGAGGCGAATGGAGCTTAAGGCAGATCAGCTGTATAAGCAGAAGATCATCAGAGGTTTCTGCCATTTGTATGATGGCCAG GAAGCTTGTGCGGTTGGCATTGAAGCAGCAATTAATTTGTCAGACCACCTGATCACTGCGTACCGTGCCCACGGCTACACATACACCAGGGGAGGGACTGTAAAGGAAATCATGGCGGAGCTCACTG GCAGGAGAAGTGGCATTGCAAAGGGCAAAGGAGGGTCCATGCATATGTACTGTAAACATTTCTATGGAGGAAACGGCATTGTTGGAGCTCAG GTTCCATTGGGTGCTGGTGTGGCTCTTGCGTGCAACTACATGGGCAACAATGAGTTGTGTGTCTGTCTGTATGGTGATGGTGCTGCTAACCAG GGTCAAATCTTTGAGACGTACAACATGGCTGCACTTTGGAAGCTGCCAGTCATCTTCGTCTGTGAGAACAACAGGTATGGCATGGGAACGTCAGTGGAACGGGCAGCCGCTAGTACGGACTACTTCAAAAGAGGAGAGTTCATTCCTGGTCTCAGG GTGGATGGAATGGATGTTCTCTGTGTTCGGGAAGCAACACGCTTTGCAGCTGATATGTGCCGATCTGGCAAG ggTCCTGTTCTGATGGAACTTCAGACGTACCGCTATCATGGTCACAGTATGAGTGATCCTGGTGTCAG CTACCGCACACGTGAGGAGATCCAGGAAGTGCGCAGTAAGAGCGACCCTATCTCCTTGCTGAAGGACCGCATGCTGAGTAACAACATGGCCAGTGTGGAGGAGCTCAAG GAGATCGACGTTGAGGTGAGGAAGGAAATAGAAGATGCTGCTCAGTTTGCCACCACGGATCCCGAACCACCACTGGAAGAATTGTGCGACCATATCTTTCACAATGATCCCCCGCTGGAGGTGCGCGGCACCAACCCATGGACCAAACTGAAGTCTCATAGTTAA
- the LOC131138511 gene encoding pyruvate dehydrogenase E1 component subunit alpha, somatic form, mitochondrial-like isoform X2: MQTIRCLELKAKALHSQNIISGPCHLYAGQEACAVGIEAAINSTDRLIAAYRSHGFAFTRGASLREIIAELAGRRTGISKGRGGPMHMFTKTFHGGHGIVGSQGQVAETMNMAAIWKLPVIFVCENNKYAKGTSVNRCTVNTNFYERGDVIPGLRVDGMDVLCVREATRFASDYCRSGKGPIILELQTYRFFGHIIGDTEDKYRSVDEVDEVRRKRDPISVLEGHIITNNIASMEELKEINKKSLNDVEEAARFAIQSTQPPLEELCNYIYCNNPPLEIRGINPWTKLKSWS, translated from the exons ATGCAGACCATTAGGTGCTTAGAGCTTAAGGCAAAAGCGCTCCATAGCCAGAATATCATCAGTGGGCCATGCCACTTGTATGCTGGCCAG GAAGCATGTGCAGTTGGTATTGAAGCAGCAATTAACTCAACTGATCGCCTCATCGCTGCGTATCGTTCCCACGGCTTCGCATTCACCAGGGGCGCCTCTCTGAGGGAAATTATAGCTGAACTTGCAG GCCGCAGAACAGGAATTTCAAAAGGCAGAGGAGGACCCATGCATATGTTCACAAAAACCTTCCATGGTGGTCATGGCATTGTTGGATCTCAG GGACAGGTTGCTGAAACCATGAACATGGCAGCTATTTGGAAGCTGCCTGTCATTTTTGTCTGTGAGAATAATAAGTACGCCAAAGGTACCTCAGTGAACCGTTGTACTGTAAACACCAACTTCTACGAGAGAGGGGATGTCATTCCTGGTCTAAGG GTGGATGGGATGGACGTCCTATGTGTTAGGGAGGCAACCAGGTTTGCCTCTGACTACTGCAGGTCTGGGAAA GGCCCAATCATTTTGGAGCTTCAGACCTACCGCTTTTTTGGACACATAATTGGTGACACTGAGGACAA GTATCGCTCTGTTGATGAGGTGGACGAGGTCCGCAGAAAGAGAGACCCCATCTCCGTGCTTGAGGGTCACATCATCACAAACAATATAGCCAGCATGGAGGAACTGAAG GAGATTAATAAGAAAAGTCTAAATGATGTTGAAGAAGCTGCAAGATTCGCCATCCAAAGCACTCAACCCCCACTAGAAGAGCTATGCAACTATATCTATTGCAACAACCCACCACTAGAGATTCGTGGCATCAATCCCTGGACCAAGCTAAAGTCCTGGAGCTAA
- the LOC131138511 gene encoding pyruvate dehydrogenase E1 component subunit alpha, somatic form, mitochondrial-like isoform X1 → MQTIRCLELKAKALHSQNIISGPCHLYAGQEACAVGIEAAINSTDRLIAAYRSHGFAFTRGASLREIIAELAGRRTGISKGRGGPMHMFTKTFHGGHGIVGSQVPLGAGLALACKYQNTDELSVCVYGDGAANQGQVAETMNMAAIWKLPVIFVCENNKYAKGTSVNRCTVNTNFYERGDVIPGLRVDGMDVLCVREATRFASDYCRSGKGPIILELQTYRFFGHIIGDTEDKYRSVDEVDEVRRKRDPISVLEGHIITNNIASMEELKEINKKSLNDVEEAARFAIQSTQPPLEELCNYIYCNNPPLEIRGINPWTKLKSWS, encoded by the exons ATGCAGACCATTAGGTGCTTAGAGCTTAAGGCAAAAGCGCTCCATAGCCAGAATATCATCAGTGGGCCATGCCACTTGTATGCTGGCCAG GAAGCATGTGCAGTTGGTATTGAAGCAGCAATTAACTCAACTGATCGCCTCATCGCTGCGTATCGTTCCCACGGCTTCGCATTCACCAGGGGCGCCTCTCTGAGGGAAATTATAGCTGAACTTGCAG GCCGCAGAACAGGAATTTCAAAAGGCAGAGGAGGACCCATGCATATGTTCACAAAAACCTTCCATGGTGGTCATGGCATTGTTGGATCTCAG GTTCCTCTTGGTGCTGGTCTAGCACTGGCTTGCAAGTACCAGAACACAGATGAACTGAGTGTTTGTGTCTATGGTGATGGTGCAGCCAACCAG GGACAGGTTGCTGAAACCATGAACATGGCAGCTATTTGGAAGCTGCCTGTCATTTTTGTCTGTGAGAATAATAAGTACGCCAAAGGTACCTCAGTGAACCGTTGTACTGTAAACACCAACTTCTACGAGAGAGGGGATGTCATTCCTGGTCTAAGG GTGGATGGGATGGACGTCCTATGTGTTAGGGAGGCAACCAGGTTTGCCTCTGACTACTGCAGGTCTGGGAAA GGCCCAATCATTTTGGAGCTTCAGACCTACCGCTTTTTTGGACACATAATTGGTGACACTGAGGACAA GTATCGCTCTGTTGATGAGGTGGACGAGGTCCGCAGAAAGAGAGACCCCATCTCCGTGCTTGAGGGTCACATCATCACAAACAATATAGCCAGCATGGAGGAACTGAAG GAGATTAATAAGAAAAGTCTAAATGATGTTGAAGAAGCTGCAAGATTCGCCATCCAAAGCACTCAACCCCCACTAGAAGAGCTATGCAACTATATCTATTGCAACAACCCACCACTAGAGATTCGTGGCATCAATCCCTGGACCAAGCTAAAGTCCTGGAGCTAA